The following nucleotide sequence is from Echeneis naucrates chromosome 17, fEcheNa1.1, whole genome shotgun sequence.
GCTGGATGTCTGGGTGCTACGGTGGCTCTCTGGGCTTGGTACCTCATATGCTCGCGCACACAGGTTGGCGGGCCCCTGACCTGACTCTGGGTCCCAGTGATGGTCTCACTTATATTTAGagaatgcccacatgcatgtgtggtgtcacttgcAAGCTCTTGTTGGGACATGTCATGAAGAATTGACAAATCCTGCCATTTCCTGCCaattccatcactatgtaccctatctttgactcagctcctctgttgggaccTTCACCGACCTGGGCTCCCATCTCTCCACAGAGCTACACGGAAActctctggactctcttaatcctgagtccactagttcctaccagcaccaactgcttcccttcccctgtccatcactctgcatcttctctgtcctttcttcCCCCCTATATTCACTGAGGCATAGCACTGCCCTCCTTACCTCACAAGATCATTTCAGTCACAAATTAGTCCACTAGtccacaaactagcttccagggagggctggtgaaggtcacacacacacacacacacacacacacactgaaataataaaatacttaGCTGAAGGAATAAAACTGCAACAacctcataaaaagttgacacatcCTGTGGTGTTAAACAATGAAGACAAATGTCCATCAATACTGTTCACTTTGTTTCAACCAACCCACAATCAGGAGTGACAGCTTGGAAATAAGTACATCCGGCTCTGTAGGAGCCTTGACTGCTGGGAATCTGTTGAACTCACTAAGGAATTTGCTATCCTCTAGTGGCAGCCGTTGGTCTGTGTGTCACTACACTGGCAGCATCTACACAACCGTggatggaggaaagaggaaagcaCTGTCAAAAACATTATTGTTGTCGCTGTTGGATTACAGATGGATGGATTACAATGGCATTGAAAGATGGTTTGAAAAAGTGATTGGAGCGATAGCACCATAGATGGCTACTGCAAGTTAGTGACTTTTGGATAAGGTTGCCATGGATACCTCTTCCTCTGGTATGCACATGATGTTGAGAGGTGGGGCATGAACAGCTGattgtttcttcctctttatgGAGCCACGCGATACATCTGTGATGCTCTGAATCTGATTATATCGTCCAGTCATATTGCAAGGttggagaaaaatgtgaaaggTCAGCAGCAGACAAAGCTATGAGGATCTATGCTGCATCCATAACCCTGAATGTGGAGAGAAGCTGCATGCTGTAATATAACTATTCAGTTTGTTATCACATTTCCACAAATGGTTTACAGTGTAAGTAATAAATCTATAGATTTTCAGCAGACTGCATTTACTCGAGTGAGCCTTTGTGCCAACACAGGTTTGAGCTGACAAAATATCCAGCATATTTTAAAGTGTTTGGACAGtatgctgtctgtttttatatGTCAGCCCACTATAAAGCCACACAatggtttgtgaactgctgtcTTGAAGCCACTAGTTTGCAATTTCAGTCATCTTGGGTTTTTATTAAACCacaagaaaccatatttggaagGACCTATGTAGGAGTGAGAGATTGAGCTGACCTGAGATCGCCATGTGTGGGaaaatctgtcaatcacagtgTAGCCGCGCCCAAATTCTTACCctgcttcacttttcagcccaAGAACCTACATTCACTTTTTTGGGCAGTCTATGATGCTATTGCATTGTTgtaaacacatcacatcacaaaatGCTATGCAAACCCAAATAATGGATTATATATAGTCAATCTGGCACTTCATAATCCTTACGTGTGTTCATGACATATTAGCAGCAACATGAAGGCTGTAGTTTTTTACATCATCACCATACCTCTCTCTCCCGTTCCGTGCGAGATAAATGCATCTGTTTGAGCATCTGAGACCTCTGCTCCATCATCAGTGTCTTCTCGTAGGTGAAGGCTGAAATATCACTGTCATGCTGGAGAATCGACCAGAAGAGAAAAGTGGCATGTGAATTGTCTGCTGTCATCCGTACTCCCAACTAAAGTTGTTGACATAAAAGGGAATGTAGcgctgactgactgataaaTTGTAGAGTGACTGACCATTTCCACCACCTCTACCTCCGCATCCAGTCTTAGCTGGTAGAGAAACATCTGGAGATCTTTCTTCATCTGGATGGAGTTGTCGTCCATTTGGGCTACTGTGAAGATTCTCATTGTGCACTTCTTCCATACCttgatattgaaaaaaaaaaactgtaaataaattgaaaacaaaaaagaaatacactttAGACAACATACACACGTACCTTGTGTTGCTTGAGTAAAAATGGCAACAGCATAAGCAAACCACCATCATGCACGATCCACCAGACATCAATGTTTCCGTCCTTCAGACGTTCCTGGTTGCTAGGGAAGCGGTCAATGTTTTTAGCAACCAGCATAGCCTGATTCGCTGACGTCGTCTCTCTCACGGTTTCTGTAGGGAAAGAGATGAGGAGATGGGACATCCCAGTTGTTCAAATGTTGGTTCGACATTTGAAAACAAGAGCAGAGGGGACATGCAGATATTTCAGCTTTCCAGACCACAGTGATCATAACAGAGTCTCCATGTTACATGTTTATGACTTTTgaagaaaacatcaaatcaaGCAAACTTCTTCCTGAAACTGCTTCatggtgttatttttttactattaatgttttttgtgaagATATTAGATTAAACCCATTTGAAATATGGctattttttcttgttaaataaacagaaatatatattttgaaattctAACTTATATAAATGGTCTTTCGTAGCGCTACAGCGTTGTGTGATTGATTCTCTCTTACAGATAAATCTTTCGTCAAAATTTGAAACTTCAAGTATCAGGAATGAACTGAGGTGATTTTGGTTCTGTGTCATTTACCTATGAAGTTCCTCCTGGCTAAAGAGCCAAGGGCTAGTTTCCAGTCTGCTGGCCAGGCCATTAGGACAGCATTGTGTTTCATTCCTCCCAGTCCTGCTGACTGGATGAGTAGAGAGAAAGCATTTCGCAGGTTGGATGAGACCACCACATGGGAAAAACCCTTGGTTTTCTCCACGGCCATGGCGGTTTTCAAGTTCTGCAGGGAGCAAAGGGAGGGAGAGCAAAAGGAGAATTGAGGGTTTGGATAACAAAGATGCAATTGTATTATGTCAAACACACCACCCTCACAATACATTATTGCGTGTTGGACCAGTCTATTTAGCAATTCTAGGGCcaatctttctctttctctttaactGAGTTTCCAACAAAGTCATCGTGAGTTATGACTTCATCCAGATTTATCCAACTATTATCTACAATGCTTCTGCCTGCAGTGCaacatgcaagcacagggagaacatgcaaactgctgctgtgtgccaACCACAGCAGTGTGCTTTGCCATTCATTCTTTATTTGCACCACACTGGGAAACAAATCACACACTGTTCAAAACCGAAGCACGACCTGTAATGGCGCTAATGCCattatgtgtgaatgtgaaaagcATGAGCTACAACCATTGttaaaaaaacagacttttcaTGGATGTGCCTCAGCTGATAAATAATTagtaaatctgtgttttggctgttaagatgttttgttttttttttttataatcagaCAGCATCAGACACCATCATTTCATAATCTTATATGATACATAACAGGCCATGTTGGACAGATGAACCATGTGTGTCACTTCTGATGTTGCGGATCGGTGTCTCTTTGCCCAAACCCTGCTAAGCTAAAGATTTAAACGAACCTTATTAAAGATGGGACACCCTAAGGGTTGGCTGCTATTCCCTGCTCTTTACCTGCTGAATTGTGGGATATAGCTACAGAGTTAAGTCCCAAGTCGTAAAGAAGACAAAGCAGGCAGAAGAGAAGACTGAACGAACCTGTAGTGCAGTCTTGGCGTCATTCGCGCGGGTCATGTAGGTTCCGTCGAGGACTGAGCACACAATGGTCAGTCCCTTCCCTGCTTTCAGCTGCGTGGTCAACGACAGCAGGCGGGGATGTTTTACCAAAAGGTCTGAGTTCATTTTACACAGCACCATCAGCTGAGGCCTGAACAGAATGAGAAAttatgagtaaaaaaaaaaaacacacaaacaatatataaaataagcattaataatcaaattaaataacagaTTATACAACTTCAGTCGAGCTACATGTGAAGTGGACGGTACAGATGAGTGTAATGGAGAAATATAATATTGATAAATGCTACATTGTGTTGCTTTAACTCTGTAATGTATTAGTCAGTGTTCCTTGAGATTTTATATCCCCCATGGTTGTCAAATGAAGTTAATTATGAACCTCCAGTTTTTGGTGTGAGGTGGGGCTTCCTCCAGCCGGATGAGAGCGTAGCGAGCAGCATTTAGGGACAGTCCTCGTATACCGTCCCCCCATTCCTTCACTGCCCTACAACCAAAAAGTCCAAgtgaggttttctttttcctaaagGAAGCTTTGCCTATTAAGAGCAGCTTTGAACTGGCCCCTCAGACTCACCCTTTGTACTCAATGTACTTATAGATACATCCAGCTATCACTATGGCAACCAAGGCGTAGTACCAAGAGCAGATAAACatcagagagagacacaggctCATCCCCAAGAAGGACAGACTCCTGCAGAATAGACACGCACATATACATAGACAGTAGTTGGTTTCGTGACCAtgatacacaaacagagaggatgCTGTTTGGTTTTGAAGCTCTTCTTACCAGTGGTAGAACTTGAAGCGAGGTCTCCAATTGGGGGTACCAAGTAAAGTCTGTACAGCACAGGCCAAGTTGACAAACAGGTAGCACATGAGGAAGAACCTGAGCACACGCACCAAAGAGacagatcaaaaaaaaaaaaaggaaattataggtggaaagaaaaaaggacaattAGCATTGGATGCAGGAAGTGTAGAAGTTTTACACATACATGGAGAGGATGGGGGCCACATTGTCCACAGATGCAATGAGGATTCCTATCTCACAGATCCCAACTGTCAGCAACAGAGCCCACGTAGGCTCCCCATTAGCTTTCCCATGACCAAAGACCTGAGAGAGAccagaggcagagggagaaggCTGATACAGTCTGAGattaccaaaacacaaaaacaaagatgggtTATTATAGTGGCTTTCACTatgctgttgtgttgtatgATGCACACAATGAGCATCTTTAATTTGAGTTACACTTTAGTGTAAAAGGGCACAGCACACCTGTGACACTGACCTGTAAGAATGGGATGATGCCATCTCGAGCGATCGCCTGCAACAGCCGGGGGGCGCCAGTGAGGCTCTGAAGCCCCGCCccacagcaggagaaaaaagagcCAATCACAATCACCCAAGGTGATGGCCACGCCAGAATACCAATCACCGGGATCTTCTTTACTGAGTAACCAAACCTGTAACATGCATGCAGTTCACCAGTCTGCTCTTGTTATGGCACAACATGGAAATTAATAACTTTCAGTTCAAACAttgttgagtttttgtttttttttaggttgtgaGAAGCCAATagatttcacatttcacctTCATTGCCATTCATCATGTATTATCAGTTGTTTGACTGTTCAGTCCAGTGAGTCTGTCTTCAGAAACACTTATCATTtaaaactttggaaaaaaattaaatatgctGTGAAATAATAATGTGTCACCATTTGTTTATCTGGTGGGTGACAACAAAGAGGATGTCAATTAGAAGTTGACATACTTGTCTCGCAGGACCACCCCTTCAATACACGCTCCGAACAGGACCACAAAAGAGATGTCTGATCATGGAGTTAAGGTGGAAGgactttcatgtttcatgtatTTGGCAAATGGATTCCAGGTACCCACTGCCTTCTTAGTTTTTGACcacacaaagtgctttacaccATAAGCCATAATTATACCTGCAGCACTTTCACTCTGCCTTCAACACTTGTCTTTGACACTCACACAGGGGTTCAGTATCTTGATGACTCGCTGACATGCCGGGGATCAAACCGCCAACACTGAGGGTTGGACAACCAACAGCACCTGCTGAATCTCCATCAGTGACAAACTTATCTGTCACACTGTGACTCTAATGAATAAGCATTTGACTTGCAGAATCAGTCCTTTTatatcaacaaaaaataatatcaacacacaaacataaagacACAGTAAGAGACCAGAAGATACAAATGAAGGAGGTGGTCAGAATGGCCATGATGGTTCCTATTGGGATCGACTTCTGGGCATCCTTGAGATCACCTGATCTGTTAGAACCAGCCATGATACCTGAAACACACATGCCAACATACACAGTCAAGATCACATCAACAGAAGCTCTGCTATGATCTATGATTCCTAAATGATCATGTAACGCACCTGTGACAGAGGGAAAGTAGATTCCCACTAGTAGAGTGAAGTATGTGGTGATGTCGTTGAAGAGATACGGCTTATAGATATTTTGGGGTGTTTCCGCGGCTGGTGCTGAATGCTGGTTTTCCTTTTCTATGAACACACCGGCTGGATCATAGTGGCCCCACAAGTTGTctaacagcagaaacagagtGACTGAGAAAGGCTCCAACAGCTGCAGCAAGATTTGGGATTCATTCTTTGtaatatctaaaaataaatatcagggTCTCGTGTTTTCAGTCTGAATTTCGTATCGCTCCCTTTGTTTGCCTCTCACCTTTAATGACTCCGCTTAGAAGTCCAGGTATTGCTTGTATTTCTGTCAGGTTGTTCAGGGTGAAGTATTCGTCACAGGTGGTGTTGGAATATTTACTGTCACAGAAGAGGGACCAGAGCTCGGTGGTCACGGTGAGGTTTTTCACAACCTCCGTCTTTGCACACGTATCAAACTTTTCATTCTTCAGTGAGCGGTTCCCCAACAAGCAGAcactgaagagagagaaaaatatggTCATatggcagctgctgctgtaaaggGTTGAGCTTCAGGTTATTTCAAATTAAGATAATTTCAACAATTGTCCATTGAAATTGTGACATGattgttaataataaaaaaaaaaaaaaaatcaaataaagtttttcttttttttttttagttttaaaggCCTGCTTCCACTGCTTCAGTGCTCCTCATCGATGAACAAAcgcatttgtttttcttgcccCTTAGCTCACTGCAAACTTCACTTGGCCTGGCTTAGCTGCCAGTCAATGCCCACCAGAATTATAAAGGTTAAACAAGCTTCCAACATGTCTTCAAATCAGACCGTTTGATTGGTGAGTGTGCGTttttgaagcagcagatcaaCTGTCATCTCTTAGCTCATAGTCACAGAGTTTCTGGCTTAACGGCACAGTGCTGGACAGGTGACAGGTCTGTCTTCAGTGTCTGTCCAGTGTCTGAGAGACATTGCTCCACCAGAAAGGGAGATAATTAGCAGGTTAACCTGGGTAGTGTGTTTACATCAGGGCCTATAAGAGCTGGAGTCTTTTCCAGTGCAGACAAATGCCAGACATTAGGAGGTGATTTTTTAACCAGAAGAAAATGGGTTTTAGGGACACGGAGGCTCTGCGGTGCAGTGGTTAGTACTGTCACctgacaacaagaaggtcagGATCTTTGTTTGCAATGTTTGTAGGATCGcctcatgtctgtgtgggtttccttcctCTCAGAAGAAGTGTGACTTAAATAACTCTAAAATGGCTTTGAATGGTTGATGGTGTCTATATGCAAAGTCGTGATAGTCTTGTCCTCGAAGCCCATCCTGAAAGTGTGAGGGTTTAACTCAGctatattattcattcattctgaattCATATGGTGCTGATTCTCTACTGACAGAAGTATCTCAATGTTTTGTATTAGGGGAACATAACTCAGGAAAATATGAATGACAGATTAAACATCAGGTGCAGGGCAATCCAAAGTGTTGACACAAAGCCAATTCATTCACACAATGAGCCCACAGCTCCAGATGCAGAAAACATGGCACCACAACACCACAAATTGACCTGCAATGATTTCCCCTCACTTGTCTTCATTTGGTGGTGTCAAGCACCAGAGGAGAGAACATTGAAATCATGTCAGCGCTCAGTGAGAAGTGATTGTTCTATGTCAGAAAATAACTCACTTAAACTCTGGTGGTTCAATGATCGTCTTGATGACTCCCGCATAAGTGGCCATGATGGAGAGAATGACACACGCCAGAAACACCAAGGCCAGTTTGTTGACATACCTGCAGAGAGAAGGGCAGCaggtgtgagtttgtgtgctggtgtgtaactgtgtgtgtgagtgtatacgCGTGAGGAAACTTACTTTACCCCGACAAACACCACCAGTGCCATAAGGACTAAGCAGCATGTACCATAGACCCGCATATTGTTGAGCATGGCTGCATCCTCTTCAAATAACGTAGCCGTCGGGATGATGTATGTCTGGCAGAcagggaggaaaacagagcGAGTGTCATTGATGTTCCGTGGCAATAACTGGTGATGGCTATGGTGTGGTAACATACCAACAGGATCTCTATGATGCCCAGTATGTACAAGGATCCAGCAAAGGTGGTGCCCAGGTAGAAACAAAGTCCCACCGCTCCACCAAACTCGGGACCCAAAGATCTGGAGATCATATAGTACGAGCCACCGGCTTTGGAGAAATTTAGAAGACAGGcaaatttgtttctgtgtttttgcacTTCATTTTGTGAagtttagtgtttttgtttgtttgttgttttttttttttttttttacaagaaaaaaactcttttgATTAACAAAATGGCAGGCCTGAAGAGCTTAAGAAATACaactggtgtttgttttttgttgttgttgttgttgtccagaGTGTCAATGTTCTACACATTAGTATAACTATCACAGCgattcttctgttgttttttcctttattaCTACTGAAATATAGATTTCATGATTCATGTTTTTTCATGCGTGTCTTTGTTGAGCCATGAGGCAAAAACCATATATATCTACAGAAGGCTGTTGATCATGGATGCATTGCTTCACATTTTAGTGTGTTAACATAGAACAAGCTGCATGTCGGGATATAAAGGCAAATAATAACTGCAACATTACATAACCTACCTGGGACAACTCCATTGGTTGCTATGGCACTCATTGATATAGCTGTGAGTAAAGTCTGCAAGAAGAGAAAGAGCACAGATGATgtgtaaaaattaaattatatggAAAGGCTCCAGACTGTGATAGATTGTATTTGCAAGATGGATACTTTTTCAAAAAAGTTGGCTTGATATCTTATGCCATTGTATGCAGTCAGTTTTGAAATTGTCACATTTTTGCTCTGAATTGTAGTATTATCCTCCATGCTAGAAggtgaaaaatgaagaaaaccCAATAAAAACCAAGGGTATTTAGAATGTGAATCATCTTTCcattcaaacacaaagtcaaaaaaTAATCCATATTTTGTAGGCATAAAAATGATGTGGCAGCaaagcagcatagtggttagcgctgttgaaCCGCAACAAGAAGGATGTGGGcgtgtgtggagtttgcatgttctccccgtgcctgcgtgggtttcctcgcACACCTTTCTCTTAGGTTTGCCTCTTAATTGACTGACTCCAGTTGTATATTGGAGAAGGGTGTTGTGTGCAGTTCATTCGCATCATATCACATAAATGCGGAGCAATTTAGTTCAAACTCCTTAAACAGCCAAATCTCTGTTTGGCCATCTGGAGCAACGATGTATGAAGGTGAGTTGTAAATAAGActgattttctgctgtttttgggAGCTTGCCTCTGTCAttaatcaacacacacacaatgccgTGGGAGGCTGTATTGGTTGGcctcctgtttgtttgctgtgctgTAAATCTAAACCATAGTTCCATTCAGACATTTCTAGGATGATATAGAATAGCCAAGAGCAACTATTCTTCAACAAACATAAATCTTCTGGATTTACAGGATCACTAATGCCAAATGCTATTTCTTTCTCAAATCTGGACTTCCTTCATATGAATACGAAGCTCAAAATTAATGAGGCTAATGAATAGTATAATGGGGAAGAATTCACATGTGTCTGGCTCTTTTATTCAAATAGATGATCCATTATTGCGAAACCACTTGAAGTCACTACATATTTTAATGACTATTTCATAAGAAAGGCAGATAAAGTGAAAGACAACGAGTGTAACAGATGACTATCGCCAAACATCAAAAGCAGCAATATTTATGTGAGCTTTACTTCCCACCATgtactctgttttctctctcagacAGGACATCTCTGCTTTCATACAACCTAGATGTCAAATGATtccatttgtcttatttttgaaaatgtcaaaatccaGCAGTTTTATCCTGGGCTGCCAGCATACAGCTAGGTGACAGAAGGCCAGTGGGGGTGGTGATGTTGGATTTTAGACTGCCTTTATGGCTATTATTCTGTGTTGCCTGGAAAACTGAAACATATTAAATTCGCAGATTCATGCCAAGAGCTCACTGATAATATCAAGCACTGAGCTTCAGCTGTGGTTTAGTGGGTATGAAAGAACAAATCAGGCCTCTGCATTTGTAAAATGTGACAACGTGACATGTTACAGTGTCTGGAGGAGAAGTTAAAAACAGCTTGCAAACAGCACTTTGGCAGTGCGTTGGCTGTGAACCTTAAAGAGACAGAACCATGACATACCTGAATATGTTGTGTATAACATCAAACACTGAACCACCACTGAACAAAACTTTAGCTTCAAGACATCTTGAGTgatcttcattcatttgttcatctgcAGTTGAATCTCAGGGTTGCTCCAGACAAATTTGCCAGATTAGCTCTCATTTACTCTCCTCAATATATGCGTTTCTAAAATGCACATAACTCATAACTACTTCTTCAGGaatgttaaaaataatgagAAGCCACACTATTTTTCTGACAGAGGCGTGTGGAACAGAAACTACTTGACCAGAGCAGCCAACATAATTTATCCTCCCCTTAAAACTACAAGTACTAGAAGTACATGGTTTGTACATTCACATATGTAATATTTGCGTCTGACCGCAGGTAGACCAGCTGATATGATGTCGGTTAAGCTACATCGTTTAACACCACAGTTCTTCCTAATTATCAGTGTCAGGAAATCTGTATGTTAAGCCGCCGTACTTATTGATAACTCACACAGATGCAGCACATGGAGACAATTGCAAAGGAGCCCAGAATTCCTGCTGTGCCAACAATCCAGGTGAGACGCAGAAAGAGAATGACCCCCAGGATGTTCTGCATGCAGGGCAGGTAAACTCCGATGAAGGTTCCCATCAAGGGGACCtggacataaacacacaaatgacacacatcacacataaaTGGAATAATCCTGCATGTATCCTTGTTTAATCCATCATGACCTGTTATGAGAAATTATGTGTACATCATTAAACTTGCACAATGAAATTTAtatattcttcttttttgggCATTTCACCTTAGGTGAGTGGAGAGATTTTCACTATTGTGCAGAAGAAAGAAGACTCACGAGTaggtaaacacaaacacaactccaGCACTGATGCATTGTATAAAAATAGACTCATGCAGAATGAATGTTTTCCCCTTGGGGATGTTCGTTCCAAAACACCCCATTAATGACAGATGTATGACAGCTTGAGCTTTATAGTAAAGGAAGTCATCAATTTTTAAGTTGCCTTGAACGAACGTGTCACTTTTACATCCTCCTTGGTCAGAACTTCCTTCAAATTGTTCTTGCACAAAACAATGGCCACATTGTCATTCATGGTTAGGAAAATTTGTCTTTGAAGTTGTTTCCTCTTCTACGGGTATCAAACTTGTATTCATTGGGAATTTTAGAATAGATTTaccattttgaattttttaatcGATTCATCCTGATACAgtgcaattaaaaataaatgaaaaaattacaagaaaaaagggcaaaaagtACACAGCACTTTTGTTATTAGAAGATCACATTATTTACCATGCATTATTTCAATTCTCCATATCCAGTGAAATTTCTTTCCACAAAAAAGATGATTTGAATAAATCAGAAGAGAGCAAAATTAGTAACGCTATTACCTTCAGGGAGTTCAGGTGCAGTGTTGTCTGTCACCCATACAACTGCATTAGGTTCAAAGTAACATGACTGTGCTAAGGCTCTAAACTCCACTAACATCATACCTGTTTTCTACAACACTTACAGTCTGCGTCAACCTGACTCCCTCCCAGAAGCGGAGCATATGTACCATTTTTCTGCTTACAAACCCGTTGTCCTGGGCTGACTGCACCTCACTCAGCTGTCCGCCTGTCTTGCAAATCTGCCacatcttctctctctcgctcatctgtctttctcctcctcctcctgtgtctgTCCAAGTTTGACTCCCCCTCACTATCACTTCATTGTCTAGCTTGCTCTTTTTATTCTCAAGCCGCAGATTTCCCCCCCCGTGCACTAGTCAATCCCAGGGGGGCAGGTTTTACACAGAGCAACAGTCCAAGGCCCTACTGTTTTTTAACAAACTTCGCACAAAGTGTGACAACCTACAGTGCAAGGTTAGTGGTAAACTACAGGGGAGGCATGTGTTGTAGCTGGAGCTCGCTTCTCAATGATTTCATATGATTTGACACCCAGCAggttagcttagtttagcacaaagactggaaacagggggATATTGGCTTACTAATATGGAGTTAGAGAGTAGTTTCTATTCAGTATTGCAGTATTTGGATTTTACACAACTCACAAGCAGTAAACTGCATATTCTTGTAAATGGTGGCATTATGTGCATGCCaacacacttttctttcttgtgtgtgAGATTTACACTAACTGAGAGTAGGCCACAAACCACTTCCACTCTCATCCTCCAGTTGG
It contains:
- the LOC115057277 gene encoding solute carrier family 12 member 7-like isoform X4, whose product is MPTFTVVPVEDGEDSSSAGATGGSKPVSLSKIFGEGDDDGNLQEPQSGDGQSESSPFLTPDSDGEHYYEGKNMALFEEEMDSNPMVSSFLNKLANYTNLTQGVREHEEAEDGVRRMTVMVPLMGTFIGVYLPCMQNILGVILFLRLTWIVGTAGILGSFAIVSMCCICTLLTAISMSAIATNGVVPAGGSYYMISRSLGPEFGGAVGLCFYLGTTFAGSLYILGIIEILLTYIIPTATLFEEDAAMLNNMRVYGTCCLVLMALVVFVGVKYVNKLALVFLACVILSIMATYAGVIKTIIEPPEFNVCLLGNRSLKNEKFDTCAKTEVVKNLTVTTELWSLFCDSKYSNTTCDEYFTLNNLTEIQAIPGLLSGVIKDNLWGHYDPAGVFIEKENQHSAPAAETPQNIYKPYLFNDITTYFTLLVGIYFPSVTGIMAGSNRSGDLKDAQKSIPIGTIMAILTTSFIYISFVVLFGACIEGVVLRDKFGYSVKKIPVIGILAWPSPWVIVIGSFFSCCGAGLQSLTGAPRLLQAIARDGIIPFLQVFGHGKANGEPTWALLLTVGICEIGILIASVDNVAPILSMFFLMCYLFVNLACAVQTLLGTPNWRPRFKFYHWSLSFLGMSLCLSLMFICSWYYALVAIVIAGCIYKYIEYKGAVKEWGDGIRGLSLNAARYALIRLEEAPPHTKNWRPQLMVLCKMNSDLLVKHPRLLSLTTQLKAGKGLTIVCSVLDGTYMTRANDAKTALQNLKTAMAVEKTKGFSHVVVSSNLRNAFSLLIQSAGLGGMKHNAVLMAWPADWKLALGSLARRNFIETVRETTSANQAMLVAKNIDRFPSNQERLKDGNIDVWWIVHDGGLLMLLPFLLKQHKVWKKCTMRIFTVAQMDDNSIQMKKDLQMFLYQLRLDAEVEVVEMHDSDISAFTYEKTLMMEQRSQMLKQMHLSRTEREREIQSITDVSRGSIKRKKQSAVHAPPLNIMCIPEEEMLPV
- the LOC115057277 gene encoding solute carrier family 12 member 7-like isoform X1, which encodes MPTFTVVPVEDGEDSSSAGATGGSKPVSLSKIFGEGDDDGNLQEPQSGDGQSESSPFLTPDSDGEHYYEGKNMALFEEEMDSNPMVSSFLNKLANYTNLTQGVREHEEAEDGVRRMTVMVPLMGTFIGVYLPCMQNILGVILFLRLTWIVGTAGILGSFAIVSMCCICTLLTAISMSAIATNGVVPAGGSYYMISRSLGPEFGGAVGLCFYLGTTFAGSLYILGIIEILLTYIIPTATLFEEDAAMLNNMRVYGTCCLVLMALVVFVGVKYVNKLALVFLACVILSIMATYAGVIKTIIEPPEFNVCLLGNRSLKNEKFDTCAKTEVVKNLTVTTELWSLFCDSKYSNTTCDEYFTLNNLTEIQAIPGLLSGVIKDNLWGHYDPAGVFIEKENQHSAPAAETPQNIYKPYLFNDITTYFTLLVGIYFPSVTGIMAGSNRSGDLKDAQKSIPIGTIMAILTTSFIYISFVVLFGACIEGVVLRDKFGYSVKKIPVIGILAWPSPWVIVIGSFFSCCGAGLQSLTGAPRLLQAIARDGIIPFLQVFGHGKANGEPTWALLLTVGICEIGILIASVDNVAPILSMFFLMCYLFVNLACAVQTLLGTPNWRPRFKFYHWSLSFLGMSLCLSLMFICSWYYALVAIVIAGCIYKYIEYKGAVKEWGDGIRGLSLNAARYALIRLEEAPPHTKNWRPQLMVLCKMNSDLLVKHPRLLSLTTQLKAGKGLTIVCSVLDGTYMTRANDAKTALQNLKTAMAVEKTKGFSHVVVSSNLRNAFSLLIQSAGLGGMKHNAVLMAWPADWKLALGSLARRNFIETVRETTSANQAMLVAKNIDRFPSNQERLKDGNIDVWWIVHDGGLLMLLPFLLKQHKVWKKCTMRIFTVAQMDDNSIQMKKDLQMFLYQLRLDAEVEVVEMHDSDISAFTYEKTLMMEQRSQMLKQMHLSRTEREREIQSITDVSRGSIKRKKQSAVHAPPLNIMCIPEEEAQLIHDRNTASHSAANDKAAGATPDRVHMTWTKDKLINERNKQREGMAVKDMFNMKPEWETLNQSNVRRMHTAVKLNEVVVKKSKNSELVLLNMPGPPKNKKGDENYMEFLEVLMEGLDRVLLVRGGGREVVTIYS